A genome region from Christensenella minuta includes the following:
- a CDS encoding MarR family winged helix-turn-helix transcriptional regulator, which translates to MTKEKCVYIHLRRAGRTLASYYDRMLAPSGITAAQYSLLCHLDQLGTASTSALAASMKLDRSTLVRNLKPLFGAGLVTDTAKKDARDRCLALTETGGRTLLYAEKLWKKAQCAVKDLIGEKKLKTLMKTLAKIETL; encoded by the coding sequence ATGACTAAGGAAAAATGCGTATACATCCACCTTCGGCGCGCGGGCCGGACGCTTGCTTCATATTATGACCGTATGCTCGCCCCTTCCGGAATTACCGCAGCGCAGTATTCCCTGCTCTGCCATTTGGATCAGCTGGGTACGGCCAGCACCAGTGCGCTTGCAGCCAGCATGAAACTCGACCGCAGTACGCTGGTACGGAACTTAAAGCCGCTTTTCGGCGCCGGTCTCGTTACGGACACGGCTAAAAAAGATGCCCGCGACCGCTGTCTCGCGCTGACCGAAACGGGCGGCCGGACTCTTTTGTATGCGGAAAAGCTGTGGAAAAAAGCGCAGTGCGCGGTAAAGGACCTGATCGGTGAAAAAAAACTGAAAACATTGATGAAAACGCTTGCGAAGATCGAGACGCTTTGA
- a CDS encoding ferredoxin domain-containing protein has protein sequence MRYDSKKLEEKAVLDTAARLCAAARTAPKTRGIDFIRTCVLTGEEKEALAQEMDRLAPVLDYPFFTRDAGNIRASQAVVLIGTSYQQRGLNEGCQYCNHTNCGECAQQNGVCAYDNVDLGIAVGSAVSAAADSRIDNRVMFSAGRAALSMQVMDEDVKVILAVPLSAGSKSPYFDRK, from the coding sequence ATGAGGTACGATTCAAAGAAACTGGAGGAGAAGGCCGTACTGGATACGGCGGCAAGGCTGTGCGCGGCGGCGCGCACAGCCCCAAAGACGCGCGGGATTGATTTTATCCGCACATGCGTCCTGACCGGTGAAGAAAAGGAAGCGCTGGCACAAGAGATGGACCGTCTTGCCCCGGTGCTTGACTATCCGTTTTTTACGCGGGACGCGGGAAATATCCGCGCGAGCCAGGCCGTTGTTTTGATCGGTACGTCCTACCAGCAGCGCGGCCTCAACGAAGGCTGCCAGTACTGCAACCATACCAACTGCGGGGAGTGCGCGCAGCAAAACGGCGTGTGCGCGTACGACAATGTGGACCTTGGAATTGCGGTCGGTTCGGCCGTATCGGCGGCCGCGGATTCCCGCATCGATAACCGCGTGATGTTTTCCGCCGGACGCGCGGCATTATCTATGCAGGTCATGGACGAGGATGTAAAGGTGATCCTGGCAGTTCCGCTTTCCGCCGGGAGCAAATCTCCTTATTTTGACCGCAAATAA
- a CDS encoding MATE family efflux transporter, whose amino-acid sequence MNTKIRDLTSGHVTRTLLRFAGPMFLANLLQSFYSLVDMAVVGRFVGSGGLAAVSSASMLVFLITSACTGLAQGGAVLVAQYEGARQKKQQAEAVLTLFVLAAVFAAAVTAAGFLLYHPALLLMRVPQDAMADADGYMSVVCGGTAFVFGYNAVCAILRGLGDSKRPLYFVLAAAIVNVALDLLLVGGFHKGTWGAAVATVSSQGVSFFIAAVYLWRSRLVAIRWKWKVSKEKAAAILRVGVPSAGQMAVLNFSYMAATGMLNVYGVAVAAASGIGLKVNTFAAMPVWAVGQAVSAMAGQTMGAGRLARTESVARAGVKVSVTASLVMIVFFQLFAARVILLFNDDPQVVSEGILYLRICCSLNCAAYAVMYALNSFATGLGDAAFAFWNSMLDCVLIRIFGSWLLGMVLGYGFVGIYLAEMFAPVLPALAGVIYFKRGKWKTRRLI is encoded by the coding sequence ATGAATACAAAGATACGGGATTTAACGTCGGGACATGTGACCCGGACGCTTCTTCGGTTTGCGGGGCCGATGTTCCTTGCAAATCTCCTGCAGTCTTTTTACAGCCTTGTGGATATGGCTGTGGTCGGCCGGTTTGTGGGCAGCGGAGGCCTTGCCGCCGTCAGCAGCGCGTCTATGCTCGTTTTCCTCATTACGTCGGCCTGCACGGGCCTCGCACAGGGCGGGGCGGTGCTTGTGGCACAATACGAGGGCGCGCGCCAAAAAAAACAGCAGGCGGAAGCCGTCTTAACGCTGTTTGTCTTGGCTGCTGTCTTTGCCGCCGCGGTAACGGCGGCAGGATTTCTTTTGTATCATCCGGCGCTGCTGCTGATGCGTGTGCCGCAGGACGCGATGGCGGATGCGGACGGATATATGAGCGTCGTCTGCGGAGGAACGGCCTTTGTTTTTGGTTATAATGCGGTCTGCGCGATCCTGCGCGGCCTTGGGGATTCAAAGCGTCCCCTGTATTTTGTGCTCGCGGCGGCCATAGTCAATGTTGCGCTCGACCTGCTGCTTGTTGGCGGATTCCATAAGGGTACGTGGGGAGCTGCGGTTGCCACTGTTTCATCACAGGGGGTTTCTTTTTTCATTGCGGCGGTATACCTTTGGCGCAGCCGGCTGGTCGCCATCCGTTGGAAGTGGAAAGTCAGCAAAGAAAAAGCGGCGGCGATCCTGCGGGTGGGCGTCCCTTCCGCCGGGCAGATGGCAGTGCTCAATTTTTCTTACATGGCAGCTACCGGAATGCTGAATGTATATGGCGTGGCGGTTGCCGCGGCGTCAGGGATCGGTCTTAAGGTGAACACATTTGCAGCCATGCCTGTGTGGGCGGTCGGGCAGGCCGTGAGCGCAATGGCGGGGCAAACTATGGGCGCGGGCCGCCTTGCGCGTACTGAGAGCGTGGCCCGGGCGGGCGTGAAGGTCAGCGTGACCGCATCGCTTGTCATGATCGTATTTTTCCAGCTGTTTGCCGCCCGGGTTATCCTGCTGTTCAATGACGACCCACAGGTCGTGAGCGAGGGGATTTTATACCTGCGCATTTGCTGCTCGCTCAATTGCGCCGCGTATGCCGTGATGTATGCCTTGAATTCGTTCGCCACAGGTCTTGGAGACGCGGCCTTTGCGTTCTGGAATTCCATGCTCGACTGTGTGCTCATCCGCATTTTCGGCAGCTGGCTTCTCGGTATGGTCCTCGGGTATGGTTTTGTGGGGATATACCTCGCGGAGATGTTCGCGCCCGTGCTTCCGGCCCTTGCGGGCGTAATCTATTTTAAGCGCGGTAAGTGGAAAACGCGGCGGTTAATCTGA
- a CDS encoding pentapeptide repeat-containing protein — protein sequence MKRLKPRTAGSPEARTDFEPLVREAQEEETAVENKTFHGFAFEEKDFSQTVFKGCIFERCRFTRCNLKKTEFMDVIFRTCDFSGSLLEGGYLSRCEFHACKNVGGSLYRAFLQDVLFSGCNFGYANCNCSKWKNVSIADSSFSNADFGECSLKNLELSNVELVRVNFSHTPLAGIDFTASEIADILASAWELRGAVVSPAQAAELAKLLGVVVV from the coding sequence ATGAAACGACTGAAGCCGAGGACCGCGGGCAGCCCGGAGGCACGCACGGATTTCGAGCCGCTCGTGCGGGAGGCGCAGGAAGAGGAGACAGCGGTCGAGAATAAAACATTCCACGGCTTTGCCTTTGAAGAGAAGGACTTTTCGCAAACCGTTTTTAAAGGATGTATATTTGAACGCTGCCGGTTTACACGGTGTAATTTGAAAAAGACAGAATTTATGGACGTAATTTTCCGCACCTGCGATTTTTCGGGCAGCTTGCTCGAGGGAGGCTACCTTTCCCGCTGCGAGTTCCACGCCTGTAAAAACGTAGGCGGCAGCCTGTACCGGGCTTTCCTGCAGGACGTTTTATTTTCCGGCTGTAATTTTGGATATGCGAACTGCAACTGCTCCAAATGGAAAAATGTATCCATCGCGGACTCTTCTTTTTCCAATGCGGATTTTGGGGAATGTTCCCTCAAAAACCTGGAGCTTTCCAATGTGGAGCTTGTGCGGGTAAATTTTTCGCACACACCGCTTGCGGGGATTGATTTTACTGCGAGCGAAATTGCGGACATCCTTGCTTCCGCGTGGGAGCTTCGAGGCGCGGTTGTTTCTCCCGCACAGGCGGCGGAGCTGGCAAAGCTCCTCGGCGTGGTTGTAGTCTGA